ACGGTCATGGCGGCTTCCTTCGTTCGTTGATGGAGAGTGGTGTTCCATGTATACCTAGTGCCCGAAGGGAACTTCAACGAGACTAGGTGTTGTGAATGAAACCGCTTCCCCCGGACCCGAACTCCTTCAGGTCGACGCGCCGCACCGCGAACTGCTCGACCAAGTACTCGACAAGTGGTCGCTGCAGGTGCTCGACGAGTTGTGCGAGCGACCCCTGCGGTTCAATGAGTTGCGCCGTGCGATCCCGGTGATCGGGCAGAAATCCCTCACGACGACGCTGCGTCGCCTCGAGCGCAATGGCATGATCGAGCGTGTCGTGCTGCAGACGCGTCCGGTCGCGGTGGAGTACCGGATCGCGCCGGTCGGGAACACGCTCAATGAGCTCATCGACGCGCTCTTGCGCTGGACGACAGAGATCCTGCCCGAGGTGGAACGCGCGCGCGAGCGGTTCGACGCAGAAGACTAGGTATTGCGGGCCATGAGGTTGTCGACGCGCGGGTTTTGACTTCGAGCGCGCTCCAACTTCTAATCTGTTTGGTGTGGCGGATGAGGGAGATGCGCGAGGCCTGACGATCGCGCAGATGGCGGCGGCGACAGGCGTGTCGGCGCACACGCTTCGCTACTACGAGCGCGCTGACTTGATCCATCCGGTCGCCCGGAACTCCGGCGGGCAGCGTCGGTATTCGACAGCAGATGTGGAGTGGGTGAAGTTCTTGCTCCGGCTCCGTGAGACCGGCATGCCGATCGCGCAGATGCGGGAATATGCCCAACTCCGCGCCTTGGGCACGAGCACGACTGCAGCCCGACTCGCGCTCCTTGAGGCGCACCAAGCCGCGCTGCGCGAACAGATCGCGCAACTGCGTGCTCACGAGAAAGCGCTCGACACCAAGATCGCGACCTATCGCGACGACCTCACCGCGCTGCGCGCGGACGAACACAACCAACGAGGAGAAGCCGATGAGTGAGACCACCACACGCGAGGAGCGCTACGAGCAGGGGAAGACGGTGCTCGACGCGGTCGACGGCGCGGCGGGTGCGAACGTCATCGACTCCCTCCAGGACATCGCCCCGGAACTCGGGCATCAGATCGTTGCATGGGGGTTCGGGGAGATCTATTCCAGGCCCGGCCTCGAGCCTCGCGACCGGCAGCTCGTCACGCTGGGAATGCTGACCGCGCTCGGCGGATGCGAGCCGCAGTTGGACGTCCACATCAACGCCGCGCTCAACGTCGGACTGACCCCGCAGCAGATCATCGAGGCGCTCCTGCATTCGGCCGTCTACTGCGGGTTCCCCCGCGCCCTCAACGCGACGTTCACCGCCAAGAAGGTCTTCGCCGAGCGCGGGCTACTGCCGGTCACCTGATCGTGGCAACGGGCCGGAAGACGCCGGACAGGAGGCCACCCAACCGCTTCTCGCGGCATCCGTAGAACTGAGCTACGCTCACGTCGCAGGGGCAGCGTTTCACTTTGAACGAGGGTGTGGTCATGGCGCGCGACATCCGTACCGGTGTGCAGTATCGTCGACGACTCGCGATTCTGGGAGGCATGGTCACTGCAGGGTTCGCCTTGGCCGGATGCGGTGCTGACGCGTCTCGCGCGCCTGAGTCTGCGCCGCCGACGACCTCGGCGCCGAGCGCAACCGCCCGGGTCGGTGAGGTGGAGTTCGACGGAATGACGGTGGCGTACTCGTGCACCGGTGAGGGCAGTCCGGCCGTCATGCTGGAAGCCGGCTCCGACTCACCTGGCAAGCAGGCGTGGCCGGCGGTATTCATCGCACCGATCGCCGAGGTCACGATGGTCTGTACGTACAATCGCCTCGGCACCGGTGGCGGGAGCAGCGAGCCTCCGGATCGCGGCCGCACCTGGGATGACATTGCGAGCGTGCTCGACGGAGTGCTTGGCGCTCTTGAGCTGGAACCTCCTTACGTGATTGCGGGTCAGTCGGGCGGTGGCAACGTCGCGATCGCGTACGCGTTTGCGCATCCCGACCGGGTCGCGGCCCTCGTGTCGATCGAGGCCTACCACGACGACCCGGCGGAAATGGCGGCCTGGCAGGCCGAAGAGGGTTTCACTTGGGAGGACAACCCGGAGCACTTCGACGGCGTGCCGGCTTCGACGCAGCAAGACGCGTACCCGATGCCCATCGGCGAGTTCCCGGTGCTCATCATCAGCGCCACGCAGGCCGATCCGGGGGGTGTTGAGAATCAGGCCTACTGGCTCGGACTCTCACCAGACTCCCGGCAGGTGGTGATCGAGGGTCCGCACGACCTGCACGAAACGGCACCGGAACACGTCGCTACCGAGATCGTGGACCTCCTCGCGGGCCTCGGCGTGGAGTGACGCGCATCTGCCGGTGGCCGTCCACCTCCATCAGTGCGGCGACCGGAGCTGGTCGCCGGGCCTGAGCGCCGTGTCTGGGGCGCAGCCCAGCTCGCCGGGTTGCAGCAAAATCTCGGGTATGTACAGCACCTCCACCCCGTCGACGCTGCGCTTCACGAGCAGGCAGTCGTCGGCGTCGCCCATCGCGAATCCGATCTCTCCGTCGACGACCGCCGCCTTCGGCTCGAACGCGACCTCGCGCTCGCCGGTCGGCTGCGGCATCCGCTCGGTCACCTCCATGACGATGTCATCAGCAGATGTCGCGGCGGGCGCGTTCTGCAGCACCTCGACGACGACCGCCTCGGTGCCCTCTGGCACGACGTGGATCGCCCGCGTGTCGACGGGCGGTGCAATCGGATGCGCGTCGGCAGGACACTCGATGTCACGCGCGACCGCAGCGTCATCGCTCCAGTCGCCGGGCTCGGTCGCGACGCCCCAGAAGTCGAACTCCGACTCGAAGCAGGCCGTGTAGGGCTCGCCTTCGCCGTACTGCGGGAGGAGCTGCACGGTGGCCAGGAACCGCAACGCCCCGAACGGTTCGCCGTGCACGGCGCCCGGATACGCCTCGTAGCCGATGAGCTGCACGTTCGACCCCTCGATGTCGGCA
The Agromyces albus DNA segment above includes these coding regions:
- a CDS encoding winged helix-turn-helix transcriptional regulator, with amino-acid sequence MNETASPGPELLQVDAPHRELLDQVLDKWSLQVLDELCERPLRFNELRRAIPVIGQKSLTTTLRRLERNGMIERVVLQTRPVAVEYRIAPVGNTLNELIDALLRWTTEILPEVERARERFDAED
- a CDS encoding MerR family transcriptional regulator, whose translation is MADEGDARGLTIAQMAAATGVSAHTLRYYERADLIHPVARNSGGQRRYSTADVEWVKFLLRLRETGMPIAQMREYAQLRALGTSTTAARLALLEAHQAALREQIAQLRAHEKALDTKIATYRDDLTALRADEHNQRGEADE
- a CDS encoding carboxymuconolactone decarboxylase family protein — translated: MSETTTREERYEQGKTVLDAVDGAAGANVIDSLQDIAPELGHQIVAWGFGEIYSRPGLEPRDRQLVTLGMLTALGGCEPQLDVHINAALNVGLTPQQIIEALLHSAVYCGFPRALNATFTAKKVFAERGLLPVT
- a CDS encoding alpha/beta fold hydrolase is translated as MARDIRTGVQYRRRLAILGGMVTAGFALAGCGADASRAPESAPPTTSAPSATARVGEVEFDGMTVAYSCTGEGSPAVMLEAGSDSPGKQAWPAVFIAPIAEVTMVCTYNRLGTGGGSSEPPDRGRTWDDIASVLDGVLGALELEPPYVIAGQSGGGNVAIAYAFAHPDRVAALVSIEAYHDDPAEMAAWQAEEGFTWEDNPEHFDGVPASTQQDAYPMPIGEFPVLIISATQADPGGVENQAYWLGLSPDSRQVVIEGPHDLHETAPEHVATEIVDLLAGLGVE